ccgacagggtaacgtgggtcccccgtcgcatgagctcaccacctgtgggaggggccataggggtcggtgaagcgtgagctgggcggtggccgaaggcagggaccttggcgatccgatcctcgGCTTCAGAAACTGGctcaagggacgtggaatgtcacctctgtggcagggaaggaccccgagctggtgtgtgaggtcgagaagttcagactagatattgtcgggctcgcctccacacacagcttgggctctggtaccagtcctctcgagaggggttggactctcttccactctggaattgcccacggtgagaggcgccgagcaggtgtgtgtatacttattgccccccgccTCGGctcctgtacgttggggttcaccccggtggacgagagggtagcctccctccaccttcaggtggggggacgggtcctgactgttgtttgtgccattgcaccaaacagcagttcagagtacccaccctttttggagtccttggaggaggtgctggagagcgctccagctgggtactccatcgttctgcttcaatgctcacgtgggcaatgacagtgagacctggaagggccgtgattgggaggaacggcccccgcgatcagaacccgagcggtgttctgttattggacttctgtgctcacaatggactgtccataatgaacaccatgttcaagcataagggtgtccacacgtgcacttggcaccaggacaccctaggtcgccgttcgatgatcgactttgtggtcgtgtcgtcggacttgcggccgcatgtctcggacactcgggtgaagagaggggcggagctgttaaCTGATCagcacctggtggtgagttggctccgatggtgggggaagatgccggtccgacgtggcaggcccaaacgtagtgagggtctgctgggaacgtctggcagaatcccctgtcagaaggagtttcaacacccacctccggcagaacttcacccacgtgtcaggggaggcgggggacattaaGTCCGAGTGGATCATGTGCCGCGCCTCTATTactgaggcagccgaccggagctgtggccgtaaggtggtcgatgcctgtcgtggcggcaatacccgaacccgttggtggacaccagcggtgagggatgccgtcaaactgaagaaggagtcctagcggacatttttggcctgtgggactcctgaggcagctgatgggtaccggctggccaagcggaatgcagctttggtggtcgctgaggcaaaaactcgggcgtgggaggagtttggtgaggtcatggagaaagacttctggacggcttcgaggaaattctggtccaccacctggcgtctcaggaggaagctgagtctggggtctctgaggcaggctctcctatctctggggttgaggtcactgaggtggttaaaaagctcctcgttgGCAAGGCCcctggtggatgagattcgcccggagttccgaaaggctctggatgttgtagggttgtcctggttgacacgcctccgcaacgtcgcgtggacatcggggacagtgcctctgaattggcagactggagtggtggtccccctttttaagaagggggaccggagggtgtgtaccaactacagggggatcacactcctcaacctccctggtaaggtctattcaggggtgctggaggaagggtccgtcgggaagttgaatcccagattcaggaggagcagtgtggttttcgtcctggccgtggaacagtggaccagctcttcaccctcggcagggtcctcgagggtgcatgggagtttgcccaaccagtctccatgtgttttgtttccagtgagggttggactacaccaaggctgccctttgtcaccgattctgttcataacttttatggacagaatttctagttgcagccgaggcatagagggggtccggtttggtggcctcagtattgcatctttccTTTTTGaggtgatgtggttctgttggcttcatcaggccgtgatctccaactctcacgggagcagttcgcagccgagagtgccctctccaggttggggatgagatccttccccaagtggaggagttccaatatcttggggtcttgttcacaagtgagggaatgATGGAACGCGAGCTCGacgggcggatcggtgcagcggcTACAGTGATGCAGATtctgtatcagtccgttgtggtgaagaagaagcTCCGCCGAAAGGCGGAGCTCtccatttaccggtcgatccacgttccaaccctcacctacggtcacgagctgtgggtcgaaagaacaagatcccggatacaagcggccgaaattagtttcctccgcagggtgtccgggctctcccttagagatagggtgagaagctcggtcatccgggaggacctcggagtagagccgctgctcctccacatcgagaggagccagatgaggtggccggggcatctgattcggaagcctgccggacgcctccccggtgaggtgttccgggcacgtcccaccgggaggagaccccggggacgacccgggacacgccggagagactacgtctttcggctggcctgggaacgcttcgggatcccctcagaagagctggatgaagtggctggggagagggaagtctgggcttccctgctaaagctactgcccccgcaacctgacCCTGGACCAgtggcagaaaatggatggatggatgaaaggatttcagttgtgtgtgaaAGTTTTTGAGtcatgtgtgtgagagcatttcagtccCGAGcgtgagcaaaaaaaacaaaaaacagcgtGTTGAAGAGTTACagttgtatacagtatatgagagcatttcagtagtgtgtatgagagtgtttgtgAGAGAGTGTTTCAGTCGTGTGTGTGAGGTCATCATGAATGATGATTCTAACAGCCTTTCATACAGTTTTTCAGTCAAGGTGTCAAAGTCCAGCATGCATGGCATTCCCGTCGTGCCGCCGTCATACCGTGTTCCCGCTGGTGCGCTCACTCGGGGCTGCGTCGCCTCCGTTTGCCGAACGCCTGCGCCCCCACGCTGGTGGGCACGAAGTTGCGGTGGCCCAACCCCCCGGAACGACTCAAGAAGTCGGCCAAGCGGTGCGTGACGCAGGTGGCCGTGTTGCATCCCCTCTTCTGTCCTGTCGTGTTGCTTGGAAGACATTTAATAATATTCAAGATTCAAAATGACTTCATCACCGTCCACATTACTATTTTAGCTATGCCCCATAATTTGTTAAGCtcctaaaaaaatgtttaataatcAATACATTGTAGCACGCTTATATTTATCCATATGTTAATgctgagatccaatacaagagctgtcaCAATGTTTGCATTTACACTAATAATGCTGCCTTGTGACTATTTATTTCATATCTTTGCCATTGTAAATTGGAGTCATATTCCTCCAGCATACTATTCCTTACCTATATTCTGTATATTGCATATAGTATTATTGTCTCATAGTATTCACATTAGTTATGCGTTAGGACACCTTATCCAGTTTTAACACATCCTAAATAATGTATCTAGGCATTGAGTTATGTATCAGTAGATGTAATCAACAAAGTTTGATttcttgtgtgtatgtaatactTTTGTGTGTTGTAGTTTCCAGTGACTTATTGAGAACTTTGTGAACTCGCACAACAAAATAGTGAGTAATAAGCCCTCAgctttttttatctttgtaaaagtATATTTTGAAGTTTTGGATCTCATCAGACTGTGGTGTTTTCATATAGTCGACTAATAAGGAGTgtacactggtgccttgagatatgagtttttCAGCCAATTTTCTTTTGCGCGGTGGAAGGAAACTCACTTCAAACCTCTTCACAATAAGCcccagtttggcaaatagtaaacaattcatcaaaaagaggcttcaagctttttgaagtttactctcaagctcaacataaaacaaagacaattgcacATAGTGTATTTATAACAACCAAAGGACGCTGCCTTAGGAATGGCCTGCTAGCTTAAAGCTAACAATTGACAATGCTATTGACGTGCTAATGGTTAGCAACTGTATTTGCTCTTTTAGAACCCAACAcgtgtagacagataatataacaatacttacaggcttatattctttatcctctaccaaaaatgacaaatactaCAGCATTTTACTGAGTCACTAAGTAAGTCGTAGTTAAAGAAGTTCTATTCGTCTTCGCTTGTGTCTGCGTGACTCAATGGATTTGTAGCACCAAATCATGATGAGAATTCTGATGTTCAATAGTGtctaattctttacattctatttatttatgttatgactatgtttttttttttcataaagtatTATACTATAGAGTGCTaaaaatctcaataaattaacaagcaaacacatgtttttgttttttgtgggggagcctggcgtttccattcatttcaatggcaaaagatgatttcagatacAATTGTTTTGAGTAACAAGCATGGTCATGGTATGATTTAAAATTGTacctcaaggtaccactgcatccccgcccaaaaaaaacaaaaacaaatcgaACAATACAACttgaaacaacaataataattttaaaaggaactttaaaatgtttaagctgttgttacattttattgttataaTATGAAAGCATGAAATACATTCACGAGCTgagtggaaaactgaaaaataaatcaataaatatatgaCGTTTATCACCTCATTATACTGTGTAGTGTATGTCTTAAGCTCATGACAATGAAATGTTGGGCATTCCTCTGACATGCATTAACAGTCCCAAGTGCACAACGAGACAGATGAACAAGCAAAGTGATCAACGAAGAGAGAGTCCCAGTGGGAATATTTCAATTGTATTCATATTGCTCGGTTAGACTTCTTTTCTTTCCAGGTGTCCCTGCTCCCACATCTGTGCGGGGATAGGTTTGGAGTTTGTGAATATCCTGGGACAGTTTGCCCAGCACGCAAGTGCTTAGGCCGGTGCAGCGCTTTGATATGGACCTATCTGGGCTGGTAAAgagacacacccacacccacacccacacacacacacacacacacacacacacacacacacacacacatgcagagacAGCTCACAGTGACAATGGCATGATGCAGGTACATATGAATAGGGCGGAAACTCCAAAGtcaaagtggtacaatttggagttcagcTACAAACTTGGGGGTAAATATTCGTCAGAAgtcaaagaaaatgttggcGTTCAAAGCATCATCGCGGGTAATGTGATGCAGGACTTCAGCAAATCTTGAGAgatttcagttttgctttttcttttgcctctttgtttttgttttgtcactgACTGATGGTAAAGAGTGTAATAATAACCAGTGCGATAACTTTAGAATTAGAAATGAAGAACGCAAAAGCCGACCTCCGTTTTTTGTGAATtgattgaaatatattttttaatttatggttCAGTTTAAGGCTAGTAATTTCTATTTAGGGTATTCTAATGTTTTATAAACTAAGCAAATAGAtggctaatttaaaaaaagaagaagactttcattaaaaagtattttatgtaattttattgCAAAACCAGAAActccaagaaaagaaaaaaaaacaggccaaaTTTTTCACATAGCCATtaaaaaactcattcactgccattgacggtgAATGACAGTGAAATGGTAAGTATTGTGCTTTGTGAATTGAAATTAATAACAGCTAAGTGTACTGTACtagaaattaaacaaacaaacaaaaaaacttcaattAAGCCTTAATCCTATCGACCCACTCGATTACGACCAACATCGGCGAAGGCTTCCTCGCGGAATCTGCTGACCTGATCACGAAACGGCGATCTCACTGATCAGTTTGATGTCTTTGACTGGTTCACACAATTGTCATATTTCACTTTcaagcacatccatccatccatccatccatccatttcctgagccgcttctcctcacaagggtcgtgggagtgctggagcctatcccagctatcgacgggcaggagtacaccctgaactggttctcagccaatcgcagggcacatataaacaaacaaccatttacactcacattcacaaactacgggcaatttagagtcttcaattaacgcatgtttttgggatgtgggaggaaaccggagtgtgcggagaaaacccgcgcagacacggggagaacatgcaaacgccacacaggcggggccggggattgaacccgggtcctcagaactgcgaggctgacgctctaaccagtgggcAATCGTGCCGCACTTTCAAGCGCAATCAAAGCTATATTAGCAGCATGTGAGCGAGAAATGACGAGCACAGACATGTTTGTGGACATACAGTACGTGACGAGTTTGCGATGACTTGCAATTGACTTCAGTGGAGATGACCGCAGTAAAATGCATACGGCGTTTGTCGGtttctgaaataaaatcttTCTTTTCGACGAGTTTTATGTGGAAGTTGTTTGGTTGCGCAGGGTCGGGAAATGCAACACGGAACGACGGCGCGATAGGCAGTTCGCTAGTCGCTGTGGCTCTATTTGTGTCGAAATGCCGCTTGTCGGCTTTTGCGCTTGAACTCGTCAAATCCATCGTTGGCTgtagaaatgaaatgaaatgaatttaCCGCAAATGTTTTGAAAGGAGAACGATCCCTAGAAGCACGGACtgtgttccactttggaggttccgcaACACAACATGCATTACTTGGCTGAACATGGCATGCGGTTGCAGACAAATGGAAATGGTCATGCTAACAAATTGCACTGGAATATAAACACATTATCAACCAATAATACACCATTGCCTTGTTTTCATGCTATCATCGGTTTCATTCTCCAGAACGATGTCATGCATGATCACGCTCATGCACGGACAGTATGTTTCCCCCCCAACAACTACGCACTTTAATTTGGTAGCTACTACATGACCATATGAGTGCAGTCCAATGCATCATCGAGCTGAGACCAAGAGTAGATACGATTATATATTTGGATGGACAATCAAACACAATTAGTTGTTACCTGCTTCCATCAGCTGTTTGACGTTCTTGTTCGTCTGAAGCCAGCTGCATGAACTCTTTAATAGCTCTTAATAACTTCATAATATCATCATTCGATAGAGTGACTCCATCAGCATTGGGGTCTTCACGACTTCTGAAATACATTCATAGTAAGATGTTTTGGAATTGCTGGAAtataaagtcttttttttccgtCTTACCTGGACGGAGCCGCCTGTGAGATGTACATCTGACAAAAGATCAGCACACATGATAAAAGAAAAGTCCCGAACTTCAGTGTGATCATATTTGCctgcaaataaaatacatgaggTCCAAGAAAGTTACAGTgtacaaaaacatccatccacttCAGCGACTGCACAATTTCATCATTGGGCTGCAGCAATGATAACCTACTTACCGTTAGCTGGAACAGTACTGGAGAATGCTAGAAGTGTAGGCTCAGTTGAGGATGTGCCGACCGCTCCCGCAGAACGGGCTTATATGCGCGTTCCCGTGGGTTCTGTGAGCACTTGATCATGGTCCGCTGGCAGCCAATCAGATCTCCTGGCgaacctgttaaaaaaaaaaaaggaacaaaaaaaccACAAGTGACATCAATGTATACGTGATCATGAATTCGTATGGAATTCTAGTCAGGATATTTCACATGGAATTGCCTTAAGATCAATAAATATGCAAGTGGGCCCATTTGAATTAAAAGACGAATCTGCCATTCTGCATGAAATCAGCATTTTGTCGTACGGCAATTGCATCTGAAATTTCTGTTGCTGGCACACTGGCATCCTTATCGTGCCCATGGAAACCCTGGAGCGCCCGAGATAAAGCGGGCGCCAGTACCAGCCGAGACGTCTCTTGTATTGTTAGCGTGTGCATCGGCGCTATCATGATTAGACTTGTGCAAtgagacccaaaaaaaataataatctgctgCTCGTGTAATCCTTACATAGTGttcgggtcaaatttgacccgcttgacagaaataaaaaaacactcgaaatgtcatttttcaccCTAGAACTTGCCGACGTTCTCTAAAGTGAAAATCTACAAAAATCGTATAGGTGCTTCAAAGTTCGACACATCTAATAAAATGGCTTTCAGATTTACCAGGGTGTGTTAAATCAAGGTGGGAATCGTGCCAATGTTGAAACTGAGAAACGTTTCTGCCACATTTGCATAGCTTCCGGAATTGCATAACATGCATCTGTTGGTCTTTCAAGAGTCTTGGGGGAATCTTAAAACAGCATAAGAATGATCGCATATACTTAACATACGGAACAGAAGTCAGACATATATTTCTCTCAATTGGCCCGCTCTTCACAAAAGCGGACAAATTGACTGATCCATTTCACACATCGATAAGACTCTTACCATATCTTCGCTATCTGCTCACCATGCGTTCCACCACCCTCACTCGCCGTTCCAGCAGTTTTATTCAGGTCTTCGTTCCCAaattcttttcaattttctgccTGGAACACTCtacaaaaagaataaataaaactcaCCTTATTCATCACAATATTATCGTTTAAAAATAACAGTTAGGGATCGCTTCACCTGTTTTCAGCCTGTTTTCAACTTTATATTCAACATGTGCTGTGATGCAACGTCATTCATTAATTATGCAACTACATCACACTGCACGCTTTGTTGTCTATTTCTTTAATTTGTATTTCCCTTTATTTTATTgagttttactctgctgtcagATCTGCATTGTGAATGAGAATCTGTGCAAAAACCAAGTACAAAGGTCAGACCATCAGAGGGTGCCTTGACACATTGGCGTGAGATCTGATCCTGCAAAGATACTTctatgtaatatatttttttaaactgacagGATAGCAATACCTTTTGACCTATAGTTCATCATTTGCTAAAGGCAATTCTTATCAGGCTATTATTGGCCAGGAGCATACTACGTGTGCATGTAAAATGAATTGCGCTGTTCCGCGACAAcggcacaaaaacacatttattcctCATTGTTGCCTTCAGCTGGTGGTTAACATGGTTTTGGTTGTCAGCAACTGGGTTACTGTAAAACCATTTCTGCCTTTGATGAGTTCAAAAcacaattcatttgtatttattcagttGATCTAATGATTTGTCCCCGCGTGTAACGCGATGATGCATCCTGcctcttcatttattttccgcACCACACACAGGCCAGAGGAACCATCGGCGAATTTTACTGCTTCATATGTTTTGAGAACCTTCCAGCAGAGCGGGCAATTCAACACATCatggaaatacaaatattagatACGAGGCCCGTAGTGTCGTGGTTGACAGAGCCACTGGTCTGCATTATATTTGGCAAACACAATAAACTAACAAATGTCAAACTGTTCATGTAACTACTAATCTTGGTACATATTTGACGCTCAGGCGCTGGGAAAgggaggttctggaaaacatcCAAATTCCTGCAAATGGCAACAATTACACTTTTCGCAGTCGGTAAATAATTATGTAAACGTGCAGTTCGTAAGAGGGGCTCTCATTGGGACATGACacacgccacagggtggaggcAAACAGGAACTGCGGCCTGCTAATTGTGATCAATGGCTCAGCTTGATGATATTGACGAAAATGTCATTAGGCAAAACAGAAAAGAAGCCATTTCCAGGATGAATGAGGGGACTGTCGGAATATTTGCAATCGCTCAAGTTTACTTGAAATAGTTTGACTACTGGATACCTCTCAACGACATTTTAAGGatggacccaaaaaaaagaaagtaaaacgtTGCGCCTCTGCTAAATGTAGCACCTGTTTTAAATaacatgaatacataaataaatgcatcaaCAAATAAATAGGGAGGGTGTGGTTGTATCTACACATTTAGATACAGGACCTCTTGATATTATTGCGCAATTGTTTTTATAACAATAAAAGTAGTTGAGAGAAACATGGCCattcaaattacttttttcagAGAAAGCATATCGGGGTGGAAAAAAACTGCTGCtacttacagtggatataaaaagtctacacacccctgttcaaaaaaCAGGTTTTGGTGATTTCAataaatgagaccaaaataaatcatttcaaaacttttaccacaattgtgacctataacctttacaactctattaatcttttcaagagggaaagtgaaaataaacaaatgagatgtggttgcacaagtgtgcacaccctcttataactgaaGATGTGGTTGTGTTCCGAATGAATCAACCACACTGAAACTCACGTTAAATGGGTTGCCGCGCACAACTGCCATCATTTAAGGTTCCGACGTTCTAGGAGGTTTTTGTTTTCTAGCAGGTGCTAACATTGACTGCTACGTAGAACTGTTCGTAATTCCTTCCACTTAACCACAGCCAAAGTTCCGGCTGGATGTGACTTTGTGAAAGTGTAAGACAaacatttgtgtgtatatatatatatatagatatatttaaCAATAAAGATATTTCAAAAGATTGTCCAGGGTCGCCATCCTGCGTCCTTTCGTGATGAATCCAAGCACTGACAAGATCATCGCGCTACAGTCGGCGCACGTTGACTTGATTACGCTGGACAGATGTGTTTGATGCTTCCCGGGTTGCTGTTTTCCAGTCAGGGGATCTGGCAGGAAGCaagcacatgatttgcaagAAAGTTCTCATTAGGTAGCCCTAACAAAGCTGAGTCATTGCCACAGGTCTGCAAGAGGCCATGTGAGGCCAACTAAATCCTGCCAGCTGCCTCAGCGGGAAGAAACAGCTGGATAAACAGCTTTGGGAATAATGAGCAGTAAGTAATCAGGGATAAGCCAAATAAAAGGCGCACTTTACCAAAGTGTATATtggatatattaaaaaaacaggaacGGGAAAAAGCTTACAGCGTTACCAGAATTTCCTTCAGGATCAATAAAACCATCTACCTATATGAATGTCCTTACCATATGtctaatttttgttttgcatatagTGCCAAACTGCAGACAGGTTGAGGGTTTTAGTCGACAAGCTTGAAGAGTATGGAATGTCATGCATACCTCAACCTTTGACCTAAAAATGTAGTAGTGTGTGACCTGAACTGCTCGCCTGCAATTCCATGATCAGCAGCCACTTACTTAGTGGGGCAAAGTTGATTTGCTGAACCTGCAATACTGGACAAAATAGGAACAATCCTCAGGTATTGCCATATATACGGTGTACTCTAACCGATAGTGTTGCTGCTGGTGCGTGTGTGTACTCGGCGTACATAAACGGAAGTCTCATTTCAGTCTGAGGCCcaaagaaaatgtgaattttggACCCAAAGTTCAAATTGGAGCGTAAATATATCTTTTGCGTATATTTCCCTAATCCCAGCAGCGGGATTATCAAAATAGCACTGTCtgatattgcactttataaaaatgCACAGTAGCAAcagaataaaacagaataaaaagttaaaccatttttgccacattttttgcttccatTCAGCGGACATtgggctgctccttctggtctgGGCGCCATGAAGAATAGTTTCACAATGAAATCACTCcataaactgcagtaatatgggtagttttgtttgtttggttttttttaaacatatctatctatctcatGTATTTGCATGCATAACCTTTTTTTGCTTGCAACGTCCATTATATAACTTGGAATAAGAGCAACGTGAGTCCattcacacccaaaaaaaaaaaaaaaaaaaaaaaaaaagaaggttatTATTGATCAAGAGCAGAGCAAAGTTTCATCCACCACAGCTGACTTTCTGGCCAATCTTCGCCCAGAAGGCGGGGGATGGAAAGTGTGCAAGATGATACATATGTTCTCCAGAGCCTCGCCGGAGCAATTCAGCTCCGCAGAAGGGGAGGCGAGCGGCGCACGGAGACGGGAGACGGGAGACGGGAGACGGGAGCACTGTGCACACACTCGGGCAAAGATGGTCTCAATTAAATCGCCGTCTCTGGCGCACATGTCGTGCGCGCAGGTTACGCTGGTCGCGTGCGGCGTGAGCTTCGCCCTCCTGGCCGTGCTGCTCCTCCGTCAGCTCGTCAAGCAGAGGAGACCCCCGGGATTCCCCCCCGGGCCTTCCCCCATCCCTGTCATTGGGAACATTATGTCTCTGGTCACCGAGCCGCACGTTTTCCTCAAGAGGCAGAGTGAAGTTCACGGACAGGTACGGTcatgcacacgcatgcacgcgccATTACGAACCCGCCACTTGGAATCCCTGCACGCCtcctgcaaaaagaaaagaaaagaaaagaaaaaaagactgcaGCCATTCTTTTCGCTAACTTCTGAAAATGCCACTTGAACTCACTCCAGCTCCGTCCGCAGCGTGTGGTTCATTACGCACCGGTGCCTCGACTTACCGATTGAATTCATTCCGTGGCCGAGCTCGGAACTCAACTCGAATCAATGTTCCCCGTTGAAAAGGGTTGAAATGctgttaatccgttccagccccattatgtaatttgattacaaaatCGATATGATTGTAATGTATTACACGACTGGGTGAAAACGTGTAATTCAattatgattacaattttagttgtttcccccccccccctcctttttaAAGCTGACGTTTTGCGATTGGCTCTCTgttcatgtgccattctgctgtcgtctcaaacatgacatatcttttttcaaaatattaccTCAAAGCG
This sequence is a window from Phycodurus eques isolate BA_2022a chromosome 2, UOR_Pequ_1.1, whole genome shotgun sequence. Protein-coding genes within it:
- the calca gene encoding calcitonin/calcitonin-related polypeptide, alpha encodes the protein MITLKFGTFLLSCVLIFCQMYISQAAPSRSREDPNADGVTLSNDDIMKLLRAIKEFMQLASDEQERQTADGSSNTTGQKRGCNTATCVTHRLADFLSRSGGLGHRNFVPTSVGAQAFGKRRRRSPE